In Anaerobacillus isosaccharinicus, one genomic interval encodes:
- a CDS encoding PQQ-binding-like beta-propeller repeat protein — MKKTILLKYSLCIGLLASGCSTTISKNDEMTRVKTIDRTWRSIEIVNWVSDLNLDFQKVLEVEKGDISLIQVELEHQGGKLENYSTEEIQSFPRVYTEIEGVLTFRGNHLRTAPSFGVISRNDHFKLEKSWSFQTGASPRWGGGSGWTGQPSIVKWSPEVKAIMKIGSAFKENVDFVEVVYGSLDGHVYFLDLHTGEKTREPIYIGNPIKGSVSIDPRGYPLLFVGDGIPQKAPFGQRIFSLIDNRELYFLKGDDPFAYREWGAFDSSPLINRLTDTLVGAGENGIFYKIKLNTHFDLEKGEISVNPDPIKYRYEIKGNNYQGIENSVAVYGNLAFFADNGGSVQGVDITTMSPFFALSPLDDTDSTIGIEVKGDNVYLYSGTEVDIVGKDGDAHIRKINALTGEVVWHLKYPAFFYEGVNGGVLASPVIGKGDIDDLVIYTIARYKQRYSGLMVALEKETGDEVWRWEMPHYGWSSPVDVYDESGKAYLVQSDSIGNVYFIEASSGKVIDTINLGANIESSPAVYNNMIVVGSRGGKFFGIEIK, encoded by the coding sequence ATGAAAAAAACAATTTTGTTAAAATATAGTTTATGTATTGGTCTATTGGCCTCTGGATGTTCCACAACCATTTCTAAAAATGATGAAATGACGAGGGTAAAAACGATTGATAGAACTTGGCGCTCCATTGAAATAGTAAACTGGGTAAGTGACTTGAATTTAGACTTTCAAAAGGTATTGGAAGTTGAAAAAGGCGATATATCCTTAATTCAAGTTGAGCTCGAACATCAAGGGGGCAAGTTAGAAAATTACAGTACTGAAGAAATTCAATCATTTCCAAGAGTATACACAGAGATAGAAGGGGTATTAACGTTTCGTGGTAATCATTTACGGACAGCTCCCTCATTCGGAGTGATTAGTCGAAATGATCATTTTAAATTAGAAAAAAGCTGGAGTTTTCAAACTGGCGCAAGTCCTAGATGGGGTGGAGGTTCTGGCTGGACAGGACAACCAAGCATTGTGAAATGGTCACCTGAAGTGAAAGCGATCATGAAGATAGGAAGTGCTTTTAAGGAAAACGTAGACTTTGTCGAAGTTGTTTATGGTTCACTTGATGGTCACGTTTATTTTCTAGATTTACATACTGGTGAAAAAACGAGAGAGCCGATCTATATTGGTAATCCGATAAAAGGAAGTGTTTCCATAGATCCTAGAGGATATCCGCTCCTTTTTGTTGGTGATGGTATTCCTCAAAAAGCACCTTTTGGACAACGGATTTTCAGTTTGATTGATAATAGGGAGCTTTACTTCTTAAAAGGGGATGATCCATTTGCGTACCGTGAATGGGGAGCTTTTGATAGCTCACCTCTTATAAATCGTTTAACAGATACTTTAGTTGGTGCTGGAGAAAACGGAATTTTTTATAAAATTAAGCTAAACACACATTTTGATTTAGAGAAAGGGGAAATTTCGGTAAATCCTGACCCGATAAAATATAGATATGAAATTAAAGGGAATAATTATCAGGGCATCGAAAACTCAGTTGCGGTTTATGGAAATCTTGCTTTTTTTGCTGATAACGGCGGCAGTGTGCAAGGTGTAGATATAACAACTATGAGTCCATTTTTTGCGTTATCTCCTTTGGATGATACAGATTCGACAATAGGTATTGAGGTAAAGGGTGACAATGTCTACCTTTATTCAGGAACAGAAGTAGACATTGTTGGGAAAGACGGAGATGCTCATATTCGGAAAATAAATGCGTTAACAGGAGAAGTTGTGTGGCATTTGAAATATCCAGCGTTTTTTTATGAAGGGGTGAATGGTGGTGTTTTAGCTAGCCCTGTCATAGGGAAGGGGGACATTGATGATTTAGTCATCTATACAATAGCCAGATACAAGCAACGATACTCTGGTCTCATGGTTGCATTAGAGAAAGAAACGGGAGATGAAGTCTGGCGCTGGGAAATGCCACACTATGGCTGGTCCTCTCCAGTAGATGTATATGACGAGAGCGGGAAAGCTTATCTTGTCCAAAGTGACTCTATAGGGAATGTTTATTTTATAGAAGCGTCTTCCGGTAAAGTTATTGATACAATTAATTTAGGAGCAAACATTGAATCTTCCCCAGCAGTGTATAACAATATGATTGTTGTTGGGAGTCGTGGTGGAAAGTTTTTTGGGATTGAAATAAAGTAA
- a CDS encoding DUF294 nucleotidyltransferase-like domain-containing protein → MRCYEQVKILRDQKMNAVSTDHQKLNVFHEQLMKEVVQIALEKVESEWGKPPTHFAFFVMGSAGRREQSVWSDQDHGIVYEATAGFQDYFLTLGKEITKGLAIVGYEQCDGDVMASNPLWCKSSLAWELQILDWLDENDWESLRYFSTFFDSRVLLGEEELLLKLKNVAFSKLDEEPRLYKRLYENVGFIKKGVGIFGQLLPEEKGEDTGTINLKQTMFFPYVNSLRMLAILEKIPYPSTIDRFLHLPKEYEIIKSYEANFSKLLTYRLYFQRNAVSYKKVHLLHVKLMSSREKECLKELMKNGRKLFKETKDIIDKRCSS, encoded by the coding sequence TTGAGGTGTTATGAGCAAGTAAAAATCTTGCGAGATCAAAAAATGAATGCCGTTTCCACGGATCACCAGAAGTTAAATGTATTTCATGAACAGTTAATGAAGGAAGTTGTTCAAATTGCACTAGAAAAAGTAGAAAGTGAGTGGGGAAAGCCTCCTACTCACTTCGCTTTCTTTGTCATGGGTAGTGCCGGTCGGAGGGAACAATCGGTTTGGAGTGATCAAGATCATGGCATTGTCTATGAAGCTACTGCTGGCTTTCAGGATTACTTTTTAACATTAGGCAAAGAAATAACAAAAGGGTTAGCAATTGTTGGTTACGAACAATGTGATGGAGATGTCATGGCATCTAATCCACTTTGGTGCAAATCTTCTCTAGCGTGGGAATTACAAATTTTAGATTGGCTAGATGAAAATGATTGGGAATCTCTCCGCTATTTTTCAACGTTTTTTGATTCTCGTGTCTTACTAGGGGAAGAGGAACTGTTATTAAAGTTAAAGAACGTTGCCTTTTCAAAGTTGGATGAAGAGCCGCGATTATATAAGCGCTTATATGAAAATGTTGGGTTTATAAAAAAAGGAGTTGGCATATTTGGTCAGCTGCTGCCAGAAGAAAAGGGGGAAGATACAGGAACGATTAATTTAAAGCAAACGATGTTCTTTCCCTACGTAAACTCACTAAGAATGCTAGCTATACTTGAGAAGATTCCTTATCCATCGACCATTGATCGGTTTTTGCACTTACCTAAAGAATATGAAATAATTAAAAGCTATGAAGCAAATTTCTCGAAGTTGCTAACTTACCGTTTATATTTTCAAAGGAATGCTGTTAGTTATAAAAAAGTTCATTTACTACATGTTAAGCTCATGTCATCAAGGGAGAAAGAATGTCTAAAAGAGTTAATGAAAAATGGTCGAAAACTTTTTAAGGAAACAAAAGACATCATTGATAAAAGGTGTTCATCATGA
- a CDS encoding MerR family transcriptional regulator yields the protein MENKIPPHFSIFPISSVVDMTELTARQIRYYEDQDLIKPLRNKGNQRIFSLNDIERLLEIKSYIDRKINIAGIKEIFLSKIEEKNVIINHDFIYSESELKMRLALLKNNYKR from the coding sequence TTGGAAAATAAAATTCCTCCGCATTTCTCTATCTTTCCAATAAGTAGTGTGGTGGACATGACCGAATTAACAGCTCGACAAATTCGCTATTATGAAGATCAAGATTTAATAAAACCTCTAAGGAACAAAGGGAATCAGCGGATATTTTCATTGAATGATATTGAACGTTTGCTAGAAATAAAATCGTATATTGATCGAAAAATTAATATTGCTGGAATTAAAGAAATATTCTTATCAAAAATAGAAGAAAAGAATGTAATAATTAATCATGATTTCATTTATTCTGAAAGTGAGTTGAAAATGAGGCTTGCTTTGTTAAAAAATAATTACAAAAGGTAG
- a CDS encoding type 1 glutamine amidotransferase domain-containing protein has product MRLQGKKVIQIVSDDFEDLELWYPVLRLREEGAEVLIVGEEANVKYIGKYGVPIESDIAFRDINPDDYDALLVPGGWSPDKLRRYEEVLELTRAMDRNKKPIGQICHAGWVLISAGILKGKTVTSTPGIKDDMMNAGATWLNEAVVVDGHLVSSRRPPDLPDYMREFIKVLA; this is encoded by the coding sequence GTGCGATTACAAGGGAAAAAGGTAATACAAATTGTCAGCGATGACTTTGAAGACTTAGAATTGTGGTATCCAGTGTTGCGACTAAGAGAAGAAGGTGCAGAGGTTCTAATTGTCGGCGAAGAAGCGAATGTAAAGTATATTGGTAAGTACGGTGTACCGATTGAAAGTGACATAGCGTTTCGCGATATTAATCCAGATGACTATGACGCGTTGTTAGTTCCTGGGGGATGGTCTCCAGACAAACTAAGAAGATACGAAGAAGTACTAGAATTGACTAGAGCCATGGATCGTAACAAAAAGCCAATCGGTCAGATTTGTCACGCTGGTTGGGTATTAATTTCGGCAGGGATCTTAAAAGGAAAAACAGTAACGAGTACACCCGGAATTAAAGATGATATGATGAATGCTGGTGCAACATGGTTAAATGAAGCCGTTGTCGTCGATGGTCACCTTGTCTCAAGTAGACGTCCACCTGACTTGCCTGATTATATGAGAGAATTTATTAAAGTTTTAGCATAA
- a CDS encoding ammonium transporter, with amino-acid sequence MDPIYLMNNVWIMICFTLVLLMQGGFILLEAGSTRMKNAGHIAGKTIFTVGVASIVFWAVGYGFIYGEGNSFIGLSDFFYGDFTSVVDGLAGSVDFMFQLAFAAIALTIAFGGFAERGKLSAYVVFALLFSALVYPVVAHWIWGGGWLADHGKQDFAGSTVVHLTGAMAALAATIVLKPRIGKYNKDGSANDLAGHNQVYTALGVLVLWVGWFGFNAGSTLGVDDAFFGFVALNTQLAAAAGAMAAMFIVWAVSGKADIPTTLNGALAGLVAITASCAFVAPWASVVIGLIAGLIVFFSMKLFDKARIDDPIFALSVHGIAGVWGTLSTGFFATPELAAMNGGLPGLFYGGGITQLGVQTMGVVACGLYAFIVSYIILKVMNRAMGGIRVTEEEEIIGLDLSEHGSYGYPESMPEKKKQGA; translated from the coding sequence ATGGATCCGATTTATTTAATGAATAATGTGTGGATTATGATTTGTTTTACGTTAGTTTTATTAATGCAAGGTGGATTTATCTTACTTGAAGCAGGATCAACTAGAATGAAAAATGCTGGACACATTGCAGGTAAGACAATTTTTACCGTCGGTGTCGCTTCGATTGTTTTTTGGGCAGTAGGCTATGGGTTTATATATGGAGAAGGAAATAGCTTTATTGGTTTATCTGACTTTTTCTACGGGGACTTTACAAGTGTTGTAGATGGGTTAGCTGGTTCAGTAGATTTCATGTTTCAGTTAGCTTTCGCGGCAATTGCCTTAACGATCGCTTTCGGTGGATTTGCTGAAAGAGGGAAATTATCAGCTTATGTCGTATTTGCACTTCTTTTCTCTGCTCTTGTATACCCTGTGGTAGCTCATTGGATTTGGGGTGGTGGTTGGTTAGCAGATCATGGCAAACAAGACTTTGCAGGTTCAACAGTCGTTCATTTAACAGGGGCGATGGCAGCTTTAGCTGCGACAATCGTATTAAAGCCAAGAATTGGTAAATATAACAAAGATGGCTCAGCAAATGACTTAGCTGGTCATAACCAAGTTTATACTGCACTAGGTGTTCTTGTTCTTTGGGTAGGTTGGTTTGGCTTTAACGCAGGAAGTACTTTAGGAGTAGATGACGCGTTCTTTGGTTTTGTTGCTCTTAATACACAATTAGCAGCAGCAGCAGGAGCAATGGCCGCAATGTTTATAGTTTGGGCAGTTTCAGGAAAAGCAGATATACCAACAACGTTAAATGGAGCGTTAGCCGGTTTAGTAGCGATTACTGCCTCTTGTGCCTTTGTTGCACCATGGGCATCAGTAGTCATCGGTCTAATAGCAGGATTAATTGTATTTTTCAGTATGAAATTGTTTGATAAGGCTCGTATTGATGATCCAATATTTGCTCTTTCTGTTCATGGTATTGCAGGGGTTTGGGGAACACTTTCTACAGGATTTTTCGCTACACCTGAACTAGCAGCTATGAATGGTGGATTACCTGGGTTGTTCTACGGTGGTGGAATTACTCAGCTAGGAGTTCAAACAATGGGTGTCGTTGCTTGTGGATTGTATGCTTTCATCGTCTCGTACATTATTTTAAAAGTAATGAATCGCGCTATGGGTGGCATAAGAGTTACAGAGGAAGAAGAGATCATTGGTCTTGACTTAAGTGAGCATGGTAGTTACGGTTATCCCGAGAGCATGCCAGAAAAAAAGAAACAGGGAGCTTAA
- a CDS encoding LysR family transcriptional regulator — protein sequence MELRQIQYFIEVAKREHVTDAANVMHVAQSAVSRQVFNLEKELGVELFIREGRNVKLTPIGRVFLEHMKEAIQVIDNAKREVEEFLDPERGTIRIGFPSSMANYTLPTVISAFRDKYPLVKFKLIQGTYHYLTDAVINGEIDLAVLGPVPKNEKKLISEVLFQERLVALLPSNHELAQNRSITLSQLREDQFVLFPNGFILRDIVVNACKQNGFLPDVSFEGQDIDAIKGLVSAGLGVTLIPEITLIDNHPRLTKKIPVIEPEVTRSVGVVIPKERELLPTEKLFYEFLRDFFSMLGGFNK from the coding sequence ATGGAATTAAGGCAAATTCAATATTTTATTGAAGTAGCGAAAAGAGAGCATGTCACGGATGCTGCAAACGTGATGCACGTTGCACAATCAGCAGTAAGTCGACAAGTGTTTAATTTAGAAAAAGAGCTTGGTGTCGAGCTATTTATACGCGAAGGAAGAAATGTAAAATTAACCCCTATCGGTCGAGTTTTCTTAGAGCATATGAAAGAAGCGATCCAAGTCATTGACAATGCAAAGCGTGAAGTAGAAGAATTTTTAGACCCAGAGCGGGGGACAATCCGGATCGGTTTTCCAAGTAGTATGGCCAATTATACGTTACCTACCGTTATTTCAGCATTTCGAGACAAGTATCCATTAGTAAAATTTAAATTAATTCAAGGTACATACCATTATTTAACAGATGCTGTTATTAATGGTGAAATCGATTTAGCTGTTTTAGGTCCAGTGCCGAAGAATGAGAAAAAATTGATAAGTGAAGTCTTGTTTCAAGAGAGACTTGTGGCGTTATTGCCATCGAACCATGAACTTGCCCAAAATCGATCGATCACGTTAAGTCAACTTCGTGAAGATCAATTTGTATTATTCCCTAATGGATTTATTTTACGAGATATTGTGGTAAATGCTTGTAAGCAAAATGGTTTTCTTCCTGATGTTTCTTTTGAAGGCCAAGATATTGATGCAATCAAAGGCTTGGTTTCAGCAGGGTTAGGGGTAACTCTTATTCCAGAAATTACGCTCATAGATAACCATCCTAGACTAACAAAAAAAATTCCAGTTATTGAACCAGAAGTTACTCGTTCTGTAGGCGTTGTTATTCCAAAGGAACGTGAATTATTGCCGACGGAGAAGTTATTTTATGAGTTTTTAAGAGATTTCTTTTCTATGTTAGGTGGATTTAATAAGTAA
- a CDS encoding exonuclease domain-containing protein, with protein sequence MNMNQMMQFLRQIPGKLGANSYSSIANQNEPSNIAYLRQIQREMKKQDVLEVPFDELKLVVFDIETTGFHPYKGDQILSIGAVKIHGGNVLENETFYSLVYNEKGPTAEIEALTGIFKQDLLDAPPMNMVLNDFFQFVQSDPLVAHHANHERNFMQHVTWTILKTSFEHRVIDTSFITKIADPLATFVTLDEWCSQFGILFEKRHHALHDALATAKLWLESIRLVEEKGFHCLKDVYSHLASKKY encoded by the coding sequence ATGAATATGAATCAAATGATGCAATTCTTGCGGCAAATTCCAGGTAAGTTAGGTGCAAATTCCTATTCATCTATCGCAAATCAAAATGAACCTAGCAATATTGCGTATTTGAGACAAATTCAACGTGAAATGAAAAAACAAGATGTTCTGGAAGTCCCTTTTGATGAATTAAAGTTAGTTGTGTTTGATATTGAAACGACGGGATTTCATCCTTATAAAGGCGATCAGATTTTATCTATAGGAGCCGTGAAAATTCATGGCGGCAATGTTTTGGAGAATGAAACCTTTTATTCTCTAGTCTACAATGAAAAAGGCCCAACAGCAGAAATTGAAGCCTTAACAGGAATTTTTAAACAGGACTTATTAGATGCGCCTCCAATGAATATGGTTTTAAATGACTTTTTTCAATTTGTGCAAAGTGATCCTCTTGTTGCCCATCATGCTAATCATGAAAGAAATTTCATGCAACATGTCACATGGACTATATTAAAGACAAGTTTTGAACATCGAGTTATAGATACTTCTTTTATCACAAAAATTGCAGATCCACTAGCAACGTTTGTTACATTAGATGAATGGTGCAGTCAATTTGGTATCCTCTTTGAAAAAAGACACCATGCATTACATGATGCACTTGCTACAGCTAAACTCTGGCTAGAAAGTATACGACTAGTAGAAGAAAAGGGCTTTCACTGCTTAAAGGATGTTTACTCACATCTTGCCTCAAAAAAATATTGA
- a CDS encoding TIGR02206 family membrane protein, with amino-acid sequence MKPFIFNPGEHIERNLFLSVEHLMALYLFGALIFWLYLYRHHSFMRQTRWILFGTLIISEIGLIIWSIVNGLWDIRYNLPLHLCTISLLSSSFMLATNSHRVFEIIYIFGIGGAFQAIITPELFYTFPHFRFLHYFIAHFAIILAILYMIWVCNFTITIYSAIKAFFVLNGIAVVAFIVNHLTGANYMFLARKPATPSLLDWLGPYPWYIIQLELIVIIVFGLLCVPFYFKNWFYMRFK; translated from the coding sequence ATGAAACCATTCATTTTTAATCCGGGTGAACATATCGAAAGAAATCTATTTCTATCGGTTGAGCATTTAATGGCACTTTACTTATTTGGTGCACTAATCTTTTGGCTATATCTCTATCGTCATCATTCTTTCATGAGACAGACACGTTGGATCCTTTTTGGCACTCTCATTATTTCTGAGATCGGTTTAATCATTTGGAGTATTGTCAATGGATTATGGGATATACGATATAATTTGCCACTGCATCTTTGCACCATTAGTTTACTATCAAGCTCATTTATGCTTGCGACTAACTCTCATCGTGTTTTTGAAATCATTTATATTTTTGGAATTGGTGGTGCCTTTCAAGCAATCATTACACCAGAATTATTTTACACATTTCCGCACTTTCGATTTCTCCATTACTTTATCGCTCATTTTGCCATTATTCTAGCCATTTTATATATGATATGGGTTTGTAATTTTACCATTACAATCTACTCAGCAATTAAAGCGTTCTTTGTATTAAATGGGATAGCGGTGGTGGCATTTATCGTAAATCATTTAACAGGTGCAAATTATATGTTCTTAGCTAGAAAACCTGCTACACCAAGCCTTCTTGATTGGCTGGGCCCCTACCCATGGTATATCATTCAGCTGGAACTCATCGTAATTATTGTATTTGGGTTGCTTTGTGTTCCGTTTTATTTTAAAAATTGGTTTTACATGCGTTTCAAATAA
- a CDS encoding CarD family transcriptional regulator: MYSIGDKIFYPMHGAGVIEAIEEKEVLGEKQLYYIMNLSLGKLHVMIPTKKTTTLGVREIVNSSVMENVLNLFSSDAETETSVHPNQRYRNNMDKMKTGDIYEGARVIRDLSRISKKKSLGTSDKLMLNNARQILISELILVNNMEEEHAADYLNEVINK, encoded by the coding sequence ATGTATTCAATAGGGGACAAGATTTTTTATCCAATGCATGGTGCCGGCGTAATTGAAGCCATTGAGGAAAAGGAAGTCTTGGGAGAAAAGCAGCTTTATTATATAATGAATCTATCTCTTGGAAAACTGCACGTGATGATACCGACAAAAAAAACCACAACGTTAGGAGTTAGAGAAATTGTCAACTCTAGCGTTATGGAAAATGTTCTAAATTTATTCTCGAGTGATGCAGAAACTGAAACATCTGTTCATCCAAACCAAAGGTATCGCAACAACATGGATAAGATGAAAACTGGCGATATCTACGAGGGTGCTCGGGTGATCCGGGATTTAAGTAGAATTAGCAAAAAGAAGTCGCTAGGAACAAGCGATAAATTAATGTTAAATAATGCGAGGCAAATTCTTATTAGTGAACTAATTCTCGTTAACAACATGGAAGAAGAACACGCAGCCGATTATTTAAATGAAGTTATAAACAAATAA
- the gdhA gene encoding NADP-specific glutamate dehydrogenase — protein MATIQEVKQDQLENAKKYVNDVFEKVKQRNSGENEFHQAVKEVFDSLVPILAKDPKYIQHNILERVVEPERVISFRVPWVDDEGKVQVNRGFRVQFNSAIGPYKGGLRFHPSVNASIIKFLGFEQIFKNSLTGQPIGGGKGGSDFDPKGKSDNEIMNFCQSFMTELSKYIDPDTDVPAGDIGVGAREIGFLFGQYKRLRGGYPAGVLTGKGLGYGGSLARTEATGYGTVYFVQEMLKDQGDSFEGKTVVVSGSGNVSIYAIEKAHELGAKVVACSDSNGYIYDKNGINLATVKQLKEVERKRISEYVSYHPEAEYHEGCSNIWLTPCDIALPCATQNEIDDISAKLLVANGVKAVGEGANMPSSLEAIDVFLKNKVLFGPAKAANAGGVAVSALEMAQNSMRLAWSFEEVDAKLHEIMKNIYRSSVQAAAEFGQPGNLVVGSNIAGFKKVADAMIAHGVI, from the coding sequence ATGGCAACTATTCAAGAAGTAAAACAAGATCAACTTGAAAACGCAAAAAAATATGTCAATGACGTATTTGAAAAAGTGAAACAACGTAATTCAGGGGAAAATGAATTCCACCAAGCTGTAAAAGAGGTATTTGACTCTTTAGTACCAATCCTTGCAAAAGACCCTAAATACATTCAACACAATATTCTTGAGCGCGTGGTCGAGCCTGAACGAGTAATTTCATTTAGAGTTCCTTGGGTTGATGATGAAGGAAAAGTTCAAGTTAACCGTGGCTTCCGTGTTCAATTTAATAGTGCAATTGGGCCTTACAAAGGCGGACTACGTTTTCACCCTTCAGTAAACGCTAGTATCATTAAGTTTCTAGGATTTGAACAAATCTTCAAAAACTCCCTTACTGGTCAACCAATTGGTGGAGGTAAAGGTGGATCTGACTTTGATCCTAAAGGAAAATCTGACAATGAAATTATGAATTTCTGCCAAAGCTTCATGACAGAGCTTTCGAAGTATATTGATCCTGACACAGACGTTCCAGCTGGTGATATTGGCGTAGGCGCTCGTGAGATCGGCTTCCTTTTTGGTCAATACAAACGATTACGTGGCGGTTACCCAGCAGGCGTATTAACTGGTAAAGGTTTAGGTTATGGCGGAAGTTTAGCACGTACAGAAGCTACAGGCTACGGAACGGTTTACTTCGTCCAAGAGATGCTAAAGGACCAGGGGGATAGCTTCGAAGGAAAGACAGTCGTTGTTTCCGGATCTGGAAACGTATCAATTTATGCAATTGAAAAAGCTCATGAGCTTGGAGCAAAAGTTGTTGCATGTAGTGATTCGAATGGTTATATTTATGACAAAAATGGTATTAATCTTGCCACAGTAAAACAACTTAAAGAGGTAGAACGTAAGAGAATTAGTGAATATGTAAGCTATCACCCAGAGGCTGAATATCATGAGGGTTGCTCTAACATTTGGTTAACTCCTTGTGACATCGCTCTTCCGTGTGCAACTCAAAATGAAATTGATGATATTTCAGCAAAACTTTTAGTTGCTAATGGTGTAAAAGCCGTTGGTGAAGGTGCGAATATGCCATCATCTCTTGAAGCAATTGACGTATTCTTAAAGAATAAAGTTCTTTTTGGCCCAGCTAAGGCTGCCAATGCAGGTGGTGTTGCAGTTTCAGCTCTTGAAATGGCACAAAACAGTATGAGACTTGCTTGGTCGTTTGAGGAAGTTGATGCGAAGCTCCATGAAATTATGAAAAATATTTACCGCAGCAGTGTTCAAGCAGCTGCAGAATTTGGCCAACCAGGAAATTTAGTTGTCGGTTCTAACATTGCAGGCTTTAAAAAAGTTGCAGATGCAATGATTGCTCATGGTGTTATTTAA
- a CDS encoding pirin family protein, giving the protein MNINVYTPEQQAIGQFDGGKITEQKPIGFPGEGAHVKRVGPLFYWSWAKAEKAGYIPLHPHQAFEIITYVIHGKAEHGDTLGTKSTVGAGGIQIMQTGSGVSHEEGFVGPDMEGFQIWFEPFVNEAIKQKPTYNQFSHEQLPMKEIEGHRIKTVIGDGSPVELVADVKLFDLEIKTGGSLDFPIPATYSLALLAIRGNGTVNETEFNHKEFIVISADEDGQASIGANKGDNVRLIAILVPTKVDYPLYRK; this is encoded by the coding sequence ATGAACATAAACGTTTATACACCAGAACAACAAGCAATTGGACAATTTGATGGAGGAAAAATTACAGAACAAAAGCCGATTGGTTTCCCAGGTGAAGGCGCTCATGTAAAGCGGGTAGGGCCATTATTTTATTGGTCATGGGCAAAGGCTGAAAAAGCAGGGTATATTCCATTACATCCACATCAGGCTTTTGAAATTATTACGTATGTTATTCATGGTAAAGCAGAGCATGGTGACACGCTAGGAACGAAGAGTACGGTAGGAGCTGGTGGAATACAAATTATGCAAACGGGTTCAGGAGTGTCACATGAAGAAGGTTTTGTAGGGCCAGATATGGAAGGTTTTCAGATCTGGTTTGAGCCGTTTGTAAACGAGGCAATAAAGCAAAAACCAACGTACAACCAATTTTCTCATGAGCAGTTGCCTATGAAGGAAATTGAAGGACATCGAATAAAAACAGTCATAGGTGATGGTTCACCGGTAGAGCTAGTAGCAGACGTAAAACTATTTGACCTAGAAATTAAAACAGGTGGAAGCTTAGACTTTCCTATCCCTGCTACGTACAGTTTAGCATTGCTAGCTATTCGTGGTAATGGCACTGTAAATGAAACAGAATTTAATCATAAAGAGTTTATTGTTATATCTGCAGACGAAGATGGTCAAGCTTCAATTGGAGCTAACAAAGGGGACAATGTCCGCCTTATCGCTATTCTCGTTCCCACCAAAGTTGACTATCCTTTATATCGTAAATAA
- a CDS encoding cell wall hydrolase, whose protein sequence is MRKLIMTFTLATSLFFIGGQSADASTMHSVKSGDTLWLLATHYGVSVNAIKTANNKTGDTIFVGERLTIPSSVTAAEKRLMAQLVTAEAKGEPYAGQVAVATVILNRVDSSQFPNTINGVIYQPRQFTPVSTGSINQVPTASAIRAVDEAIAFRGQGRGSLFFYNPAIATNNWNATRQHTITIGNHVFAK, encoded by the coding sequence ATGCGTAAACTAATTATGACTTTTACACTAGCGACATCGTTATTTTTTATTGGGGGACAAAGTGCAGATGCTTCAACAATGCATTCAGTGAAAAGTGGAGATACTTTATGGCTCCTTGCTACTCACTACGGTGTATCAGTAAATGCAATTAAAACAGCAAATAATAAAACGGGAGATACTATTTTCGTTGGTGAGCGTTTAACTATTCCTTCTTCTGTTACAGCCGCTGAAAAAAGATTGATGGCTCAATTAGTGACAGCAGAAGCAAAAGGTGAACCATATGCTGGGCAGGTAGCCGTAGCAACCGTTATATTAAACCGCGTGGATAGTTCACAATTTCCAAATACGATCAATGGGGTTATCTATCAACCACGTCAATTTACTCCTGTTAGTACAGGTTCAATTAATCAAGTACCAACAGCTTCTGCAATTCGGGCTGTAGACGAAGCGATTGCGTTTCGCGGCCAAGGACGAGGCTCACTATTCTTCTATAATCCTGCCATAGCAACAAATAATTGGAATGCAACAAGACAACATACGATTACAATCGGAAATCACGTTTTCGCAAAATAA